In a single window of the Phaeobacter sp. G2 genome:
- the queA gene encoding tRNA preQ1(34) S-adenosylmethionine ribosyltransferase-isomerase QueA, whose protein sequence is MKLSDFDFDLPEDLIATRPASPRSAARLLVATPDQLTDGHMADLVDLLQPGDRLVLNDTKVIPARLSGLRHRDTAQGKMAAKVEVTLLDPKADGSWSALLKPLKKVKLGEVVVFSEALSAELVAVADGQGQLRFNLTGDDFDAALNTAGAMPLPPYIAAKRSADDQDKEDYQTVWARHSGAVAAPTASLHFDQALLAALSAKEVQFTYVTLHVGAGTFLPVKVEDVTSHKMHAEWGRVSPQAAAEIAATKAAGGRVIPVGTTALRLIESAARSGAVQPWEGETDIFIYPGFTFHAADALMTNFHLPKSTLLMLISALMGQERVREIYDHAVKSGYRFFSYGDGSLLLPQETNTVQK, encoded by the coding sequence ATGAAACTTAGCGATTTTGATTTTGACCTGCCCGAAGATTTGATTGCCACCCGCCCGGCTTCGCCGCGCAGCGCGGCGCGATTACTGGTGGCCACGCCGGATCAGCTGACCGATGGTCATATGGCGGATCTTGTTGACCTGTTGCAGCCTGGCGACCGGTTGGTGCTGAACGACACCAAGGTCATCCCTGCGCGGCTTTCCGGCCTGCGCCACCGCGACACCGCCCAGGGCAAAATGGCCGCCAAGGTCGAAGTGACGCTGTTGGATCCCAAGGCTGATGGCAGTTGGTCCGCCTTGTTGAAGCCGCTCAAGAAGGTCAAGCTCGGCGAGGTCGTGGTGTTTTCCGAGGCGCTATCAGCTGAACTGGTTGCCGTCGCGGACGGGCAGGGGCAGTTGCGGTTCAACCTGACGGGCGATGATTTTGACGCCGCCCTTAATACGGCGGGTGCGATGCCGCTGCCGCCCTATATTGCCGCCAAACGATCCGCTGATGATCAGGACAAAGAAGACTACCAGACCGTCTGGGCCCGCCATTCTGGTGCGGTCGCCGCGCCGACGGCCTCTTTGCATTTTGACCAGGCGCTGCTGGCGGCGCTCAGCGCCAAGGAGGTGCAGTTCACCTATGTGACCCTGCATGTGGGCGCAGGCACCTTTTTGCCGGTAAAGGTCGAAGATGTGACCAGCCACAAGATGCATGCCGAATGGGGCCGGGTCAGCCCGCAGGCCGCGGCTGAGATTGCCGCAACCAAAGCCGCGGGTGGCCGGGTCATTCCGGTGGGAACCACCGCCCTGCGCCTGATCGAGAGCGCAGCGCGTTCTGGTGCGGTTCAGCCCTGGGAGGGCGAGACGGATATCTTTATATATCCGGGATTTACCTTCCATGCAGCTGATGCCCTGATGACCAACTTTCACCTGCCAAAATCCACCTTGTTGATGCTGATCTCTGCGCTGATGGGGCAGGAGCGGGTGCGCGAGATTTATGATCACGCGGTAAAAAGTGGCTATCGTTTCTTTTCTTATGGCGATGGGTCGCTTTTATTGCCCCAAGAGACGAATACCGTGCAGAAGTGA
- a CDS encoding DUF3971 domain-containing protein yields MDAPQWLRQRLETRIAQDLNGLTLEFGDLNFVVNHGWRPRIGMRDVTLRAADGTAIVQLADAEIAMAMRPLLRGKIQPKRIFLSGLYASLRRESDGIALSLSQEGSPLRQAANLPQLIEQWDSQFELPVLSSLTEISTDGVTLRYEDARLGRVWTLDGGHVRFTRQAQALTISSGFSVLSGRQDVGAVEANYKSDIGDAAAEFGILVSDIASEDIAVQAPALGWLQVLRASISGSLRGGITSEGTLLPLSASLQIGEGVIQPSPETLPIPIHGAHSYFTFFPLEQRLQFDELKINSGWGSGTMEGDAELAGISDGRLTDLVGQLRFTDLTLNPRGLYSAPQVFEGVTVDFRLQPDPFRFQLGEMLVEHEGRQIRLNGKFETGPEGWEYALDARSDHLDLAQVKSLWPTGAAEKPRQWVLQNVFQAQAQDVNFALRGKGRAKPFYALDANFTNADVKFQKHMPRVKGGAGHFNLYNTRMVVVASAGTVTADEGGEVQVAGTSFIIPDTSVRDGTPGIARVVAEGTVTAGLSLLNRPPLSILDKAQLPVDLADGRVHVVGTLALPLKPEVPPEEIKYHYQGTVSAVQSDTLVPNHVVAAPVLVLRGDQGRVALSGAGSLSGIPVTANWSQAVGPEASPASRVTGQIEISPQAIDTLQIGLPKGTVTGRGQGRYQLDLLPDQPPQLQFSSDLAGLDLRIPQISWRNPPERRGQLDMDVTLATPVRVDRLSLQAPGLQAEGWVTTKESGGLQQAHLSAVTVGNWMRGTVNFIGLRNGLAEIQVTSGTLDLQKAPFSGESGSSTGAGSGGGAPSGPISMRLERLRVTESIALSGFAGRFSTQGGLNGQFTGKLNGATPVSGVVVPKPGGIATRIRAEDAGGVFRAAGILRHGEGGSFDMTLVPAKQPGEYDGEINIKNTRIKNAPSMAALLNAISVIGLVDELSGGGILFTGVEAKFRLGSTHLTLHESSAVGPSMGLSMDGIYDLNSGALNMRGVISPIYIINAIGRVVSRKGEGLFGFAFKLRGSADDPKVSVNPLSALAPGMFREIFRGKAPTVPGAPVEEPQQPASEPRSFTGGER; encoded by the coding sequence ATGGATGCGCCACAGTGGCTGCGACAGCGCCTGGAAACCCGTATTGCGCAGGATTTGAATGGGCTGACGCTTGAATTTGGCGATCTCAACTTTGTGGTGAATCACGGGTGGAGACCCCGTATCGGGATGCGCGATGTTACCCTGCGTGCGGCGGATGGAACGGCGATCGTGCAACTGGCCGATGCCGAAATTGCCATGGCAATGCGGCCCCTGCTGCGGGGCAAGATCCAGCCCAAACGTATATTTCTCAGTGGGCTCTATGCCAGTCTGCGGCGCGAATCCGATGGGATAGCGCTCAGCCTTTCCCAGGAAGGCTCACCGCTGCGCCAGGCCGCCAACCTGCCGCAATTGATCGAACAATGGGACAGCCAGTTCGAATTGCCGGTGCTGTCATCTCTGACCGAGATTTCCACCGATGGGGTAACCCTGCGCTATGAGGACGCGCGGCTTGGCCGGGTCTGGACCCTGGATGGCGGCCATGTGCGATTTACCCGCCAGGCCCAGGCCTTGACCATTTCCTCAGGCTTTTCAGTGCTGAGCGGGCGTCAGGACGTGGGCGCGGTTGAGGCGAATTACAAATCCGATATTGGCGATGCCGCCGCCGAATTTGGGATTCTGGTCAGCGATATCGCCAGCGAAGACATCGCGGTGCAGGCGCCGGCTCTCGGCTGGCTGCAGGTGCTGCGGGCGTCGATCTCGGGGTCTTTGCGCGGCGGTATCACCAGCGAGGGCACTTTGTTGCCTCTGTCAGCCAGCCTGCAAATCGGCGAAGGGGTGATCCAGCCCTCGCCGGAAACCCTGCCCATTCCGATCCACGGGGCCCATAGTTATTTCACCTTCTTCCCTTTGGAACAGCGCCTGCAGTTTGATGAGTTGAAGATCAACAGTGGCTGGGGCTCTGGCACCATGGAGGGCGATGCTGAGCTGGCGGGGATCTCGGACGGTCGGTTGACCGATCTGGTGGGGCAGTTGCGGTTCACCGATCTTACCCTCAATCCGCGCGGGCTTTATTCGGCACCGCAGGTTTTTGAGGGCGTGACGGTGGATTTCCGGCTGCAGCCCGATCCCTTCCGTTTTCAGCTCGGCGAGATGCTGGTCGAGCATGAGGGCCGCCAGATCCGTTTGAATGGCAAGTTTGAAACCGGTCCCGAAGGCTGGGAATACGCCCTGGATGCCCGGTCTGACCACTTGGACCTGGCGCAGGTGAAATCGCTGTGGCCCACTGGGGCTGCGGAGAAGCCACGCCAATGGGTGCTGCAAAATGTTTTTCAGGCCCAGGCTCAGGACGTGAATTTTGCCCTGCGCGGAAAAGGCCGGGCCAAGCCGTTTTACGCGCTGGATGCCAATTTCACCAATGCCGATGTCAAATTCCAAAAACACATGCCACGAGTAAAGGGCGGCGCTGGTCATTTTAATCTTTATAACACACGAATGGTTGTTGTGGCCTCCGCGGGGACGGTGACCGCAGACGAGGGGGGCGAGGTGCAGGTCGCCGGAACCTCGTTTATTATCCCGGATACTTCGGTGCGCGATGGCACGCCGGGGATCGCCCGGGTGGTGGCTGAAGGCACTGTGACAGCAGGGCTGTCGTTGCTGAACCGTCCGCCGCTTTCCATTTTGGACAAGGCGCAGCTGCCTGTTGATCTGGCTGACGGGCGGGTGCATGTGGTCGGTACTTTGGCCCTGCCGCTTAAACCTGAGGTGCCGCCCGAAGAGATCAAATACCACTACCAGGGCACCGTCAGCGCGGTGCAGAGCGACACTTTGGTCCCCAACCATGTGGTGGCAGCGCCGGTTCTGGTGCTGCGCGGCGATCAGGGGCGGGTGGCGCTGTCGGGGGCGGGCAGCCTGTCGGGTATCCCGGTCACCGCAAACTGGAGCCAGGCCGTGGGACCAGAGGCCAGCCCGGCCAGTCGGGTGACCGGCCAGATCGAGATCAGCCCGCAAGCCATTGACACCCTGCAAATTGGCCTGCCCAAAGGCACGGTTACAGGCCGGGGGCAGGGGCGGTATCAGCTGGATCTGCTGCCCGACCAGCCGCCGCAGCTGCAGTTTAGCTCTGATCTGGCTGGGTTGGATCTGCGCATCCCCCAGATCAGTTGGCGCAACCCCCCGGAGCGCCGGGGGCAGCTGGATATGGATGTCACCTTGGCAACGCCCGTCAGGGTCGACCGGCTGAGCCTGCAGGCGCCGGGATTGCAGGCTGAGGGCTGGGTGACCACCAAGGAGAGCGGCGGGCTGCAGCAGGCGCATCTGAGTGCGGTAACCGTCGGCAACTGGATGCGGGGGACAGTGAACTTTATTGGCCTGCGCAATGGGCTGGCAGAAATTCAGGTGACCAGCGGCACGCTTGATCTGCAAAAGGCGCCCTTTTCCGGTGAAAGTGGCAGCAGCACCGGGGCGGGCTCTGGGGGCGGTGCACCGTCCGGCCCGATCTCTATGCGGCTGGAGCGTCTGCGGGTCACCGAAAGTATCGCCTTGAGCGGCTTTGCGGGGCGGTTTTCCACCCAGGGCGGGCTTAATGGCCAATTCACCGGCAAACTGAATGGCGCCACGCCAGTCTCTGGGGTCGTGGTGCCAAAACCGGGGGGCATCGCCACGCGGATCCGCGCCGAGGATGCAGGCGGGGTTTTTAGGGCCGCAGGCATTTTGCGCCATGGTGAGGGCGGCAGCTTTGACATGACGTTGGTGCCGGCAAAACAGCCGGGTGAATATGACGGCGAGATCAACATCAAGAACACTCGCATCAAAAATGCGCCCTCCATGGCGGCGCTGTTGAATGCAATCAGCGTCATTGGTCTGGTGGATGAATTATCCGGTGGCGGCATCCTGTTTACCGGGGTCGAGGCAAAGTTCCGGCTGGGTTCGACCCATCTGACCCTGCATGAAAGCAGCGCGGTCGGGCCATCTATGGGACTGTCGATGGACGGGATTTATGATCTGAACTCCGGCGCGCTGAACATGCGCGGGGTGATCTCGCCGATCTATATCATCAATGCCATTGGCCGGGTGGTGTCGCGCAAGGGCGAGGGGCTGTTTGGCTTTGCTTTCAAGCTGCGGGGCTCGGCGGATGATCCAAAGGTCAGCGTCAATCCCCTGTCAGCGCTGGCCCCTGGCATGTTCCGCGAGATCTTTCGCGGCAAGGCGCCCACGGTGCCAGGCGCGCCGGTGGAAGAGCCGCAACAGCCTGCCTCTGAGCCGCGCAGTTTCACCGGCGGTGAGCGGTAA
- a CDS encoding peroxiredoxin, giving the protein MLDATDQAPLFCLPRDGGGDVSLAELKGQAVVLFFYPRDDTPGCTKESIGFSAHLQGFADAGALVFGISKDTVSKHDKFIAKHELTTPLLSDAEASTCEDYGVWKEKNMYGKKHWGIERSTFLIDAEGRIARVWRRVKVPGHVEEVLEAAQSLQ; this is encoded by the coding sequence ATGCTCGATGCAACTGATCAGGCCCCTCTGTTTTGCCTGCCCCGTGATGGCGGCGGTGACGTCTCTCTTGCAGAGTTAAAAGGCCAAGCCGTTGTTCTGTTTTTCTATCCCCGCGATGATACCCCGGGCTGCACCAAAGAATCCATCGGGTTTTCTGCCCATCTGCAAGGCTTTGCCGATGCCGGCGCCCTGGTTTTTGGAATTTCCAAAGACACAGTGTCCAAGCACGATAAATTCATCGCAAAACACGAGCTGACCACGCCGCTATTGTCCGATGCGGAAGCCAGTACCTGTGAAGACTACGGGGTCTGGAAAGAAAAAAACATGTACGGCAAAAAGCACTGGGGGATTGAGCGCTCGACCTTTTTGATTGACGCCGAGGGGCGCATTGCCCGCGTCTGGCGCAGGGTCAAGGTTCCTGGTCATGTGGAAGAGGTGCTGGAGGCTGCCCAATCTCTGCAATAG
- a CDS encoding ferritin-like domain-containing protein, translated as MTAPLTLAQMANEVLTTADGAAKAALSRRHAAAWFAARKQDPCAIEIGTANPPLHPARPEKPELLNPRDVPKRKPGSEAGRIALLHAVAHIELNAVDLHWDIIARFSHVALPMGFFDDWVKAADEESKHFGLMCDCLESLGSYYGALPAHRGMWQAAEDTVEDLMGRLAVVPMVLEARGLDVTPGMIKIFRQAKLTQAVEALEVIYAEEVSHVAYGSKWFYFLCGRDNLDPKEVFHSLVGKYFRSTLKPPFNEEKRADAGIPPDFYWPLADQIKPIAGV; from the coding sequence ATGACCGCTCCACTTACCCTCGCACAGATGGCCAATGAGGTCTTGACCACCGCCGATGGCGCCGCAAAGGCCGCCCTGTCACGCCGCCATGCCGCAGCCTGGTTTGCCGCCCGCAAACAGGACCCCTGTGCAATAGAGATCGGTACCGCCAATCCGCCGCTACACCCGGCCCGCCCGGAAAAGCCTGAGCTGCTCAATCCGCGCGACGTGCCAAAGCGCAAGCCCGGATCTGAGGCCGGTCGCATCGCCCTGTTGCATGCAGTTGCCCATATTGAGCTCAACGCGGTTGATCTGCACTGGGATATCATTGCGCGCTTTTCCCATGTCGCCCTGCCGATGGGGTTCTTTGATGATTGGGTCAAGGCAGCGGATGAGGAATCCAAACATTTTGGCCTGATGTGCGACTGTCTGGAAAGCCTTGGCAGTTATTACGGTGCCCTGCCGGCCCACCGGGGCATGTGGCAGGCCGCTGAAGATACCGTCGAGGATTTGATGGGGCGCCTGGCCGTGGTACCGATGGTATTGGAGGCGCGCGGGCTTGATGTAACCCCCGGCATGATAAAGATTTTCCGCCAGGCAAAACTCACCCAGGCGGTGGAGGCGCTGGAGGTGATCTATGCAGAGGAAGTCAGCCATGTGGCCTATGGGTCCAAGTGGTTCTATTTCCTGTGTGGTCGGGACAATCTGGATCCCAAGGAGGTTTTTCACAGCCTGGTCGGGAAATATTTCCGCAGCACGCTGAAGCCGCCTTTCAATGAAGAAAAGCGTGCCGATGCCGGTATTCCGCCAGATTTCTACTGGCCACTTGCAGATCAGATCAAACCAATTGCCGGGGTCTGA
- a CDS encoding DUF5930 domain-containing protein, with protein sequence MRTRLAIKIHSFLESRFPERRVFLKSDTDTRFIRLRPSTQLVAVTGMVAFVAWSIVATAIVLMDSIGSGNFREQAKRDQLTYRARIDDIAHERDTRAEEALAAQQRFNAALAQISMMQSELLTSETRRQELETGIEVIQTTLRQTMTQRDGTRAELEELRQDTKADWDTPMAAAAAPLQMDFLSTALSETATERDQIENDAREALEQRAEMELELELLNERNDQIFRQLEEAVAVSVAPLDKMFKNAGMPPDRILEQVRRGYSGQGGPLTPLALSTRGEEPSADELRANQILNQLDQLNLYRMAAQQAPFATPVNLNLVRQSSGYGYRRDPKTGGRRLHKGSDFAGRTGTDIFATADGIVTHAGWQSGYGKLVTIQHAFGIETKYAHNSNLRVKVGQRVSRGDHIADMGTTGRSTGTHLHYEVRVNGKPVNPMIYIKAARNVF encoded by the coding sequence GTGCGAACACGTCTGGCTATCAAGATACACTCATTTCTGGAAAGCCGTTTTCCAGAACGCCGAGTTTTTTTAAAATCGGATACCGATACCCGCTTTATACGGCTGCGGCCGAGCACACAGCTGGTCGCCGTCACCGGGATGGTGGCCTTTGTTGCCTGGTCCATTGTCGCCACGGCGATTGTCCTGATGGATAGCATTGGCTCCGGAAATTTTCGCGAACAGGCCAAGCGAGACCAGCTCACCTATCGTGCCCGGATTGACGATATCGCACACGAACGTGACACACGCGCCGAAGAGGCTTTGGCGGCGCAGCAACGGTTCAACGCTGCCCTGGCGCAGATTTCCATGATGCAGTCAGAATTGCTCACTTCGGAAACCCGGCGCCAGGAGCTAGAAACCGGCATCGAGGTCATTCAGACAACCCTACGACAGACCATGACCCAGCGTGACGGAACCCGCGCCGAACTGGAAGAATTGCGCCAAGACACCAAGGCAGATTGGGACACGCCCATGGCGGCAGCAGCTGCGCCCCTGCAGATGGATTTCCTGTCTACTGCCCTGTCGGAAACGGCAACTGAGCGTGATCAGATAGAAAACGACGCACGCGAAGCCCTGGAACAGCGCGCTGAAATGGAGCTGGAGCTGGAGCTGCTCAACGAGCGCAACGACCAGATTTTCCGCCAACTGGAAGAGGCGGTTGCCGTATCGGTGGCCCCCCTGGACAAAATGTTTAAAAATGCCGGCATGCCGCCAGATCGTATTCTGGAGCAGGTGCGCCGCGGATATAGCGGTCAGGGCGGTCCGCTCACCCCTTTAGCCCTGTCCACCCGCGGTGAGGAACCCTCCGCGGATGAGCTGCGCGCCAACCAGATTCTCAATCAGTTGGACCAGTTGAACCTCTACCGGATGGCAGCCCAGCAGGCGCCTTTTGCCACCCCTGTCAATCTGAACCTGGTGCGTCAGTCTTCGGGCTATGGCTACCGGCGTGACCCTAAAACAGGCGGCCGTCGCCTGCACAAAGGGTCTGATTTTGCCGGCCGCACCGGCACCGATATCTTTGCCACCGCCGATGGCATCGTCACCCATGCCGGCTGGCAATCCGGTTATGGCAAACTTGTTACCATTCAGCATGCCTTTGGGATTGAGACGAAATACGCTCATAACTCAAATCTGCGCGTTAAGGTGGGCCAAAGGGTCTCGCGCGGCGATCACATTGCTGATATGGGTACGACCGGACGGTCCACCGGAACCCACCTCCACTATGAGGTAAGGGTCAATGGCAAACCCGTAAACCCGATGATCTATATCAAGGCTGCAAGAAATGTTTTCTAA
- a CDS encoding polymer-forming cytoskeletal protein, with product MFSKSKINEPGPKQAEATPTAAPAASSAPAAAPASDYKPSAPKAKPPASLLSSDLHITGNLKTSGDIQVEGTVEGDIRAHLLTVGETATIKGEVIADDVVVNGRVVGRVRGLKVRLTATARVEGDIIHKTIAIESGAHFEGSVQRQDDPLTAGGKKAMPAAAPTAAAPASTSSAPSAAVKAAAAAAKADS from the coding sequence ATGTTTTCTAAAAGCAAAATCAATGAGCCCGGACCTAAACAGGCCGAGGCAACCCCCACAGCGGCTCCTGCGGCCTCATCCGCACCTGCTGCTGCACCTGCAAGCGATTACAAGCCCTCTGCCCCAAAGGCAAAGCCGCCCGCATCGCTGCTGAGCTCGGATCTGCACATTACCGGCAATCTGAAAACCTCGGGTGACATCCAGGTCGAAGGCACCGTCGAAGGCGATATTCGCGCCCACCTGCTGACCGTTGGCGAAACCGCCACCATCAAAGGCGAAGTGATTGCTGATGATGTTGTGGTTAATGGTCGTGTTGTTGGACGGGTGCGCGGCCTCAAGGTGCGGCTCACCGCCACTGCCCGTGTCGAAGGCGACATCATCCACAAGACCATCGCGATTGAGAGCGGAGCCCATTTTGAAGGCTCGGTTCAGCGTCAGGATGACCCGCTGACCGCTGGCGGCAAAAAGGCCATGCCAGCCGCTGCGCCTACAGCAGCAGCTCCGGCCTCGACGTCTTCAGCCCCCTCGGCGGCCGTCAAAGCGGCAGCAGCTGCAGCCAAGGCTGACAGCTAA
- a CDS encoding peptidylprolyl isomerase: MFKLAAVFSLLASSTLAAGLEIQIEGDANGTVKIDLFEDLAPKHVEQITALAAAGKYDGVVFHRVIDGFMAQTGDVQFGKMGGDMSRAGMGGSDLADLPAEFSERPFDRGIVGMARSQNPNSANSQFFIMFKPGHFLNGQYTVVGQVTEGMDVVDAIKLGTGGNGSVVGKPDMMSKVTVTE, encoded by the coding sequence ATGTTTAAACTGGCAGCCGTCTTTTCCCTCCTGGCCAGCTCGACACTGGCGGCCGGGCTGGAAATCCAGATCGAAGGCGATGCCAATGGCACCGTCAAAATCGACCTGTTTGAGGACCTCGCCCCGAAACATGTGGAACAAATCACTGCTTTGGCAGCTGCGGGCAAATATGACGGGGTGGTGTTCCACCGGGTGATTGATGGCTTCATGGCGCAGACGGGCGATGTTCAGTTTGGCAAAATGGGTGGCGACATGAGCCGCGCCGGCATGGGCGGCTCTGATCTGGCCGATCTGCCTGCCGAATTTTCTGAACGCCCCTTTGATCGCGGTATCGTTGGCATGGCGCGCTCACAAAATCCCAATAGCGCCAATTCGCAGTTCTTTATCATGTTCAAACCTGGTCATTTCCTCAACGGGCAATACACCGTTGTTGGTCAGGTGACTGAAGGCATGGATGTGGTAGATGCAATCAAACTGGGCACCGGCGGCAATGGCTCTGTTGTGGGCAAACCCGACATGATGAGCAAAGTGACCGTCACCGAGTAA
- a CDS encoding peptidylprolyl isomerase, with the protein MADIKDPENTVIVELKDGNVVIELLADVAPKHAERMKELARAGEYDNVCFHRVIDGFMAQTGDVANGDMEDGFNLRAAGTGGSSLPNLPAEFSSLPHDRGTLGAARSANPDSANSQFFINFKDNHFLNNQYTVYGRVIEGMEHVDAIVKGEPPANPDRMISVKVAADV; encoded by the coding sequence ATGGCCGATATCAAAGATCCAGAAAACACCGTCATTGTTGAGCTGAAGGATGGCAATGTTGTCATCGAATTGCTGGCGGACGTGGCCCCCAAACATGCCGAGCGCATGAAAGAGCTGGCGCGCGCAGGTGAGTATGACAACGTCTGCTTCCACCGGGTGATCGACGGCTTCATGGCGCAGACCGGCGATGTGGCCAATGGCGATATGGAAGACGGCTTTAACCTCCGTGCGGCTGGCACCGGTGGCTCGTCGCTGCCAAACCTGCCTGCTGAGTTCTCCAGCCTGCCACATGACCGCGGCACTCTGGGCGCTGCCCGCTCCGCCAACCCGGATTCGGCCAACTCGCAGTTCTTCATCAACTTCAAAGACAACCATTTCCTCAACAATCAATACACCGTCTATGGCCGGGTGATTGAAGGCATGGAACACGTTGATGCCATCGTCAAAGGCGAGCCCCCTGCGAACCCGGATCGTATGATCAGCGTCAAGGTGGCCGCAGATGTTTAA
- a CDS encoding phosphoglycerate kinase, with the protein MGWKTLDDMDLNGKRVLVRVDINVPLLEGVVTDSTRIRRIAPTVRDILAAGGRPILLAHFGRPSGERRENLSLKQLIPTLERAFETRVRFAADCVGEGAKEAASTLQPGEVLLLENTRFHATETKNDPDLAASMAELGDIYCNDAFSAAHRAHSSTEALARLLPACAGRLMQAELQALESALGAPNRPVTAVVGGAKVSTKLELLGNLVEKVDYLIIGGGMANTFLVAKGLSVGVSLAERMMKDTAAQIMAKAEKTGCKIILPSDIVVTEKFESHAPHQVLPADQCPDNGMILDAGPESLKVINDIFEQSKTLIWNGPLGAFEFEPFDAATNAAALKAAALARAGRLTAVAGGGDTVAALNASGAAGDFTYISTAGGAFLEWMEGKTLPGVAALSRHE; encoded by the coding sequence ATGGGCTGGAAAACACTCGACGATATGGATCTGAACGGCAAACGCGTCCTGGTGCGTGTGGACATCAACGTCCCTCTTCTGGAGGGCGTGGTGACCGATTCCACCCGAATCCGCCGCATTGCGCCCACCGTGCGAGACATTCTGGCAGCCGGAGGTCGGCCGATCCTGCTGGCGCATTTTGGCCGCCCCAGTGGCGAGCGGCGCGAGAACCTGTCGCTGAAGCAGCTGATCCCAACCTTGGAGCGCGCCTTTGAAACCCGTGTCCGCTTCGCTGCTGATTGCGTTGGCGAAGGCGCCAAGGAGGCCGCAAGCACCCTGCAGCCTGGCGAAGTGCTGCTGCTGGAAAACACCCGGTTCCACGCCACTGAAACCAAAAACGACCCGGATCTGGCCGCTTCCATGGCAGAGCTGGGCGACATTTATTGCAATGATGCCTTTTCTGCAGCGCATCGCGCCCATAGCTCCACCGAGGCCCTGGCGCGACTGCTGCCCGCATGCGCGGGCCGCTTGATGCAGGCCGAGCTGCAGGCCCTGGAAAGCGCGCTTGGGGCGCCGAACCGCCCGGTGACGGCTGTTGTTGGTGGCGCCAAGGTCTCGACCAAGCTGGAGCTGCTGGGCAATCTGGTGGAAAAGGTCGATTATCTGATCATCGGTGGCGGCATGGCCAATACCTTTCTTGTCGCCAAAGGCCTGTCCGTGGGCGTTTCCCTAGCTGAACGGATGATGAAGGACACCGCCGCGCAGATTATGGCCAAGGCCGAGAAGACCGGCTGCAAGATCATCCTGCCCAGCGACATTGTGGTCACCGAAAAATTTGAATCCCACGCGCCGCACCAAGTGCTGCCCGCAGATCAGTGCCCGGACAATGGCATGATCCTGGACGCAGGCCCCGAAAGCCTGAAGGTGATCAATGACATCTTTGAACAGAGCAAAACCCTGATCTGGAATGGCCCGCTTGGCGCTTTTGAATTTGAGCCCTTTGATGCCGCCACCAATGCAGCTGCCCTGAAAGCCGCAGCGCTGGCCCGTGCGGGCCGGTTGACAGCGGTGGCAGGCGGTGGCGACACGGTCGCGGCGCTAAATGCTTCGGGCGCGGCGGGGGATTTCACCTATATCTCCACAGCCGGAGGCGCCTTTTTGGAATGGATGGAGGGCAAAACCCTTCCCGGTGTGGCCGCGCTGAGCCGGCACGAATAA
- a CDS encoding septum formation initiator family protein, whose translation MTRSHKPSLGSFVFFVVAFALGAYFTFAAVQGDFGLFRRVEIQAGADELRLDLDRLTLEIAEIENLTHRLSDDYLDLDLLDEQARSVLGLLRADEIVIR comes from the coding sequence TTGACCCGAAGCCACAAGCCTTCCCTAGGTTCGTTCGTCTTTTTTGTCGTCGCATTTGCGCTGGGCGCATATTTTACCTTTGCGGCGGTGCAGGGTGATTTTGGGTTGTTCAGAAGGGTTGAGATCCAGGCCGGAGCCGATGAGCTTCGTCTGGATCTTGATCGCCTGACCCTGGAGATTGCCGAGATCGAGAATCTCACCCATCGCCTGTCCGACGATTATCTCGATCTGGACCTGCTGGATGAACAGGCGCGCTCGGTGCTCGGCCTGTTGCGCGCTGACGAAATCGTTATCCGTTAA